In Gossypium hirsutum isolate 1008001.06 chromosome D06, Gossypium_hirsutum_v2.1, whole genome shotgun sequence, one genomic interval encodes:
- the LOC121218180 gene encoding probable carbohydrate esterase At4g34215, translating to MLSFILLALLAHASPIQCKHPHPKINIIILAGQSNMAGRGGVFNDTITETLTWDGIVPPECQPNPSILRLTANLTWVEAHEPLHADIDYNKTKGAGPGMPFANTVLNKDPNFGVIGLVPCAIGGTNISQWQKGEFLYEQLVKRSQFAMQSRVYRAMLWYQGESDTENQQDAELYKDKLKRFFNDLRFDLKTPKLPIIQVALASGPGAYMEEVREAQLKTDMAYVKCVDAKGLPLGPDGLHLTTSSQVTLGQMLGHAFLGY from the exons ATGCTTTCCTTCATTCTCTTGGCTCTTCTGGCTCACGCCTCACCAATCCAATGTAAACACCCACATCCAAAAATAAACATAATCATCTTAGCCGGGCAAAGCAACATGGCCGGTCGTGGAGGAGTGTTCAACGACACCATAACCGAGACACTAACTTGGGACGGCATAGTTCCGCCTGAATGCCAGCCAAACCCTTCGATCCTCAGGCTAACCGCAAACCTAACATGGGTTGAAGCCCATGAACCACTCCATGCAGACATTGATTACAACAAGACAAAAGGGGCTGGACCTGGAATGCCATTTGCCAACACTGTGTTGAACAAGGACCCTAACTTTGGGGTGATAGGGTTGGTGCCTTGTGCCATCGGAGGGACAAATATAAGCCAATGGCAGAAAGGAGAGTTTTTGTATGAGCAATTGGTGAAAAGGTCTCAATTTGCAATGCAAAGTAGAGTGTATAGAGCTATGCTTTGGTATCAAGGGGAAAGTGATACAGAAAATCAACAGGACGCAGAATTGTATAAAGATAAATTGAAGAGGTTTTTCAATGATTTACGTTTTGATCTGAAAACACCTAAGCTACCAATAATCCAG GTAGCATTAGCTTCAGGGCCAGGGGCTTATATGGAGGAAGTGAGAGAAGCTCAGTTAAAGACAGACATGGCATATGTGAAATGTGTGGACGCCAAGGGTCTCCCACTCGGACCAGATGGGTTGCACCTCACAACTTCATCCCAAGTCACACTGGGCCAAATGTTGGGTCATGCTTTCCTTGGGTATTGA